Proteins from a single region of Streptomyces sp. HUAS 15-9:
- a CDS encoding effector-associated constant component EACC1, giving the protein MAEATQGSPMQVQIRVAEDDGGTTLIDLYRWFRQDGDLRRHAEVRLRQPRQTGGSMGTLEVIDLVLNQGIAAANLALAYATWRTGRPASSPVTITVDGVSVTVTDGSEESVRRITELLRSEND; this is encoded by the coding sequence GTGGCAGAGGCGACGCAGGGGAGTCCCATGCAGGTCCAGATCAGGGTTGCCGAGGATGACGGCGGTACGACGCTCATCGATCTCTACCGCTGGTTCCGGCAGGACGGCGACCTTCGGCGCCATGCCGAGGTACGGCTGCGGCAGCCGCGTCAGACGGGCGGCTCCATGGGGACTCTGGAGGTCATCGACCTGGTCCTCAACCAAGGTATCGCGGCAGCCAACCTTGCCCTGGCGTACGCCACTTGGCGCACCGGCCGTCCCGCGTCCTCTCCGGTGACCATCACGGTCGACGGGGTGTCGGTCACGGTGACGGACGGTTCGGAGGAATCGGTGCGCCGGATCACGGAACTGCTGCGGTCCGAGAACGACTGA
- a CDS encoding caspase family protein — translation MDLPDPAASRAVLIGVDRYQHLDDLPGVRNNVHRLAALLRDPQVWGLPAEHCVVLSNPESYEGLLDEVHTAAGAAQEAFLLYFAGHGLLSSHGNLHLALPKSDNERLYRAVPYDSLRHEMVDTCTALSRVVILDCCYSGRALQGYMNPAAEVADLADVEGTYVMTASSETQLAWAPEGEEFTAFTGEVVKALSEGVPDAPDPLRMGSLFHHVRRELKAKGRPVPQQRTRNAGHGIALTRNRWAATATAISEEKQEIQEKQEKQEKTAEPQEDAAAQSGATQPPTPEPTTPQPPRDTALANLLWRGFGPWAGVHPTDVAGNDQRPAGQWRPWRQREVRNVAIVLGIYTATVSVVLLILFKGS, via the coding sequence ATGGACCTGCCCGATCCCGCGGCGTCTCGTGCGGTCCTGATCGGAGTGGACCGTTACCAGCACTTGGACGACCTGCCGGGGGTGCGCAACAACGTCCACCGGCTCGCCGCACTGCTGAGGGATCCCCAGGTGTGGGGCCTGCCGGCGGAGCACTGCGTGGTGTTGAGCAACCCCGAGTCCTACGAGGGACTGCTCGACGAGGTCCATACAGCGGCGGGCGCGGCGCAGGAGGCGTTCCTGTTGTACTTCGCGGGCCATGGACTGCTGTCGTCGCACGGCAACCTGCATCTGGCGCTGCCGAAGTCGGACAACGAGCGGCTGTACCGGGCCGTACCCTATGACTCGCTCCGGCACGAAATGGTCGACACATGTACCGCCCTCAGCAGGGTGGTCATCCTGGACTGCTGCTACAGCGGACGCGCGCTGCAGGGATACATGAATCCGGCAGCCGAAGTGGCGGACCTGGCGGACGTCGAGGGTACGTATGTGATGACCGCGTCGTCCGAGACCCAACTCGCCTGGGCCCCGGAGGGCGAGGAGTTCACCGCCTTCACGGGCGAAGTGGTGAAGGCCCTGTCAGAAGGCGTCCCCGATGCGCCGGACCCTCTGCGGATGGGCTCCCTGTTCCACCACGTGCGCAGGGAATTGAAGGCCAAGGGACGGCCGGTGCCGCAGCAGCGGACCCGCAACGCCGGACACGGCATCGCCTTGACCCGCAATCGCTGGGCCGCGACAGCGACGGCAATCTCCGAAGAGAAACAAGAGATTCAAGAGAAGCAAGAGAAGCAAGAGAAGACCGCCGAACCGCAGGAAGACGCAGCCGCGCAGAGCGGGGCAACACAGCCCCCAACGCCCGAACCCACGACGCCACAGCCCCCGCGTGACACGGCTCTTGCGAACCTGCTGTGGCGCGGCTTCGGCCCGTGGGCAGGCGTCCACCCCACCGATGTGGCCGGCAACGATCAACGCCCGGCAGGACAGTGGCGGCCTTGGCGGCAGCGGGAAGTACGGAACGTGGCCATCGTCCTGGGGATATACACGGCCACCGTCAGCGTCGTCCTCTTGATCCTCTTCAAAGGATCATGA
- a CDS encoding caspase, EACC1-associated type, with amino-acid sequence MSARPVDPTRSRIVLVGTPAYDDPHLPDVKVVANNVTDLAQVFTDRDFGGFDTAHCVLAPPRASTADIGDLLFEAAAEAEDLLLFYYSGHGLLGPMRRELYLSLAGTRPDRLAFTALAFEAVRDAFLTSRATNRVVILDSCFSGRAIGQPLAGVDEEVLGQLQVKGTYTLTSAPANRTALILPGERNTAFTGRMLQLLRDGMPGAGQAIGLGDIYRHLHRQMLGAGLPVPQQCGTETADLLGLVRNRHRHKLLHVGELPDWRALKILNGHQGRILALDFSSDGKLIASGGGARDQSVRLWDTTSKRHIDTMTGHKRRVHSVKFSPDDAKIASCGDDGQLIIRDSLTRRLVKSYDCQGFPLNALAFSPDGATVAAASDDGTVRLWDLMSDAQCMVLRGHIAPVRALCFSPDARIIASTGDDSTVRIWELASGRLVQQLCEHTGKVFGVRFSPDGQTLATCGMDRTVRLWDVESGACTAALTGHADSARCVAFSPDGKVIASGGDDGTVRLWDLSSNKLVSTLHGHGGFPTRWVMWVEFHPDGDLLASCGHDRTIRLWRRVSVGEG; translated from the coding sequence ATGAGTGCGCGACCGGTAGATCCCACGCGATCACGGATCGTCCTGGTCGGTACCCCCGCCTATGATGACCCACATTTGCCCGATGTGAAGGTTGTCGCCAACAACGTTACCGACCTCGCTCAAGTGTTCACCGACCGGGACTTCGGCGGTTTCGACACGGCCCACTGCGTACTCGCCCCTCCCCGGGCCAGCACCGCGGATATCGGCGACTTGCTGTTCGAGGCCGCCGCCGAGGCGGAAGATCTACTGCTGTTCTACTACAGCGGGCACGGGTTGCTCGGCCCGATGCGCCGGGAGTTGTACCTGAGCTTGGCCGGCACGCGGCCTGACCGGCTGGCCTTCACCGCTTTGGCTTTCGAGGCGGTGAGAGATGCCTTCCTGACCAGCCGGGCCACGAACCGGGTGGTGATCCTGGACAGCTGTTTCAGTGGCAGAGCAATTGGTCAGCCGCTGGCTGGCGTCGATGAGGAGGTATTGGGCCAGCTGCAGGTCAAAGGTACGTATACGCTGACCTCGGCCCCGGCGAACCGGACCGCACTGATCTTGCCCGGCGAACGGAACACGGCCTTTACCGGGCGGATGCTCCAGCTGCTTCGGGACGGTATGCCGGGTGCTGGTCAGGCGATCGGGCTCGGTGACATCTACCGGCACCTGCACCGCCAGATGCTCGGTGCGGGCCTCCCGGTGCCACAGCAGTGCGGAACCGAAACCGCGGATCTGCTCGGGTTGGTCCGGAACCGGCACAGGCACAAACTGCTGCACGTAGGTGAACTCCCAGACTGGCGTGCCCTGAAGATATTGAACGGCCACCAAGGCCGCATCCTTGCTCTGGACTTCAGCTCAGATGGGAAGTTGATTGCCAGCGGCGGCGGCGCTAGAGATCAGTCGGTACGACTGTGGGATACGACATCCAAGCGTCACATAGATACGATGACTGGACACAAGCGTCGCGTACACAGTGTCAAATTCAGTCCAGACGACGCCAAGATCGCAAGCTGCGGTGACGATGGTCAGCTGATTATTCGAGATTCACTGACCCGTCGATTGGTCAAGTCCTACGACTGCCAGGGCTTTCCACTGAACGCGCTCGCATTCAGTCCTGATGGAGCGACCGTTGCTGCAGCAAGCGACGATGGCACTGTGAGGCTTTGGGATCTGATGAGTGATGCCCAATGCATGGTCCTTCGGGGCCACATTGCTCCTGTCCGAGCACTCTGCTTCAGCCCGGATGCACGCATAATCGCGTCCACGGGCGATGACTCGACCGTAAGGATTTGGGAACTGGCGAGCGGAAGACTCGTCCAGCAACTTTGCGAACACACTGGCAAGGTGTTCGGAGTTCGGTTCAGTCCCGACGGCCAAACTCTGGCCACCTGTGGGATGGACAGGACTGTGCGATTGTGGGACGTCGAGTCTGGTGCGTGCACGGCGGCGTTGACTGGGCACGCCGACTCAGCGCGTTGTGTGGCCTTCAGCCCGGACGGCAAGGTGATCGCCAGCGGTGGTGACGACGGTACTGTTCGCCTCTGGGATTTGAGCTCAAACAAGTTAGTCTCGACGCTACACGGTCATGGCGGGTTCCCCACGCGCTGGGTCATGTGGGTTGAGTTTCATCCTGATGGAGATCTCTTGGCCAGCTGTGGACACGATCGCACTATCCGTCTGTGGCGAAGAGTGTCCGTCGGAGAGGGATGA
- a CDS encoding effector-associated constant component EACC1 has product MDVLLSVEADRADEVLAELQEWLCQEADFRGLVMPMPQEPKPGELGSITEVLSVAVGGGGVLSILAASLKTYFTQPRRSDVRIKIRSSDGRSVEIDAKRVKDVEALVLGTLGQAR; this is encoded by the coding sequence ATGGACGTGTTGTTGTCGGTTGAGGCCGACCGCGCTGACGAGGTCTTGGCTGAGCTCCAGGAATGGCTATGTCAGGAAGCTGACTTCCGCGGCCTGGTCATGCCAATGCCCCAGGAGCCCAAGCCGGGCGAACTGGGATCGATCACCGAGGTATTGTCGGTAGCAGTGGGGGGTGGCGGGGTACTCAGTATCTTGGCAGCGTCGCTGAAGACGTACTTCACCCAACCGCGTCGATCAGACGTGCGGATCAAGATCCGCAGTTCGGACGGCCGTAGCGTAGAAATCGATGCCAAGCGAGTGAAAGACGTGGAGGCGTTGGTGTTGGGCACTCTCGGCCAGGCCAGATGA
- a CDS encoding NUDIX hydrolase yields the protein MEWKTHGERQIYTNKWVNLCLVDVQQPDGRRWEYHVVRLRHLAVAAVVNDRKEVLMMWRHRFITDSWAWELPMGLVEEGETPEEAAAREVLEETGWRPGPIKPLLYAEPANGITDSQHHVFRIDGATYAGPPTEKNESDRIEWIPLSEVRGMIDRREVVSSGSLVGLLYLLMDEAIR from the coding sequence ATGGAGTGGAAGACCCACGGTGAGCGACAGATCTACACGAACAAGTGGGTGAACCTGTGTCTGGTCGATGTCCAACAGCCTGACGGGCGCAGGTGGGAGTACCACGTTGTTCGCCTCCGGCACCTGGCCGTGGCTGCCGTGGTCAACGACCGCAAAGAGGTTCTGATGATGTGGCGCCACCGCTTCATCACGGACTCGTGGGCCTGGGAGCTGCCCATGGGTTTGGTGGAGGAAGGCGAGACGCCCGAGGAAGCGGCGGCTCGTGAGGTCCTGGAGGAGACCGGTTGGCGCCCTGGACCCATCAAGCCCCTGCTCTACGCCGAGCCGGCCAACGGGATCACCGACTCGCAGCACCACGTCTTCAGGATCGACGGCGCTACCTACGCCGGTCCTCCCACGGAGAAGAACGAGTCCGACCGCATCGAGTGGATCCCACTCAGCGAGGTGCGAGGCATGATCGACCGCCGGGAGGTCGTGAGCAGCGGCTCGCTCGTCGGCTTGCTGTACCTGCTCATGGACGAAGCGATCCGCTGA